The following are encoded together in the Candidatus Omnitrophota bacterium genome:
- the rplI gene encoding 50S ribosomal protein L9 produces MNVILSQDVPKLGKAGDVVKVKDGFARNFLIPGKLGMIATAGNLKRVEQDKSRRILLESKQEQEAQELAKKLANVSCTIMVEVNDLDRLYGSVTEVDIAKTLEAEGYTVDKKAIVIEKPIEELGIYEIGVTLHPKVTGKIRLWVTKK; encoded by the coding sequence ATGAACGTTATTTTATCTCAAGATGTCCCCAAATTAGGGAAAGCCGGTGATGTTGTTAAGGTTAAAGATGGTTTTGCCCGCAACTTTCTTATTCCGGGAAAGCTTGGCATGATCGCTACCGCTGGGAATTTGAAAAGAGTTGAGCAGGATAAAAGCCGAAGGATTTTGTTGGAATCCAAACAAGAGCAAGAAGCTCAGGAATTAGCTAAAAAATTAGCTAATGTGTCCTGCACGATCATGGTGGAAGTTAATGACCTTGATAGGCTTTATGGTTCCGTTACCGAGGTTGATATTGCAAAAACTTTGGAAGCTGAAGGTTATACGGTTGATAAAAAAGCGATCGTGATCGAAAAGCCCATTGAAGAATTAGGGATTTACGAGATCGGCGTTACGCTTCATCCCAAAGTGACCGGCAAAATAAGGCTTTGGGTTACAAAAAAATAA
- the dnaB gene encoding replicative DNA helicase → MITNQDIKVPPQNLEAEKSVLGAMLIDAEAIGVSVEIIDQSCFYEEAHRQIFEVMIKLYNEHKNVDLITLTDELKSEGALDSVGGASYIAQLIDFVPTSANIEYYAHIVKEKSVQRMLIKNATQIVTEGYEVTSDIDELVDRAEKLIFEIADLKQRQKAIHIKDLIKESIETIDRLYQRKEHVTGISTGFREFDDKTSGLQRSDLIIIAGRPSMGKSALAVSMAEYAALEKNVPVAFFSLEMSKEQLVQRLLCSHARVDAHKVRSGFLSPSDWPKLTAAAGKLSAAPIFIDDTPAISALELRAKARRLKMNYDIKMIVLDYLQLMRSSQRVESRQQEISEISRSIKALARELDIPIIAISQLSRAVESRQDHRPQLSDLRESGAIEQDADLVVLLMREEYYNPTDENKGVADCIIAKQRNGPVGTVKLSFIKEYMRFENLARSE, encoded by the coding sequence ATGATCACAAATCAGGATATTAAAGTCCCTCCGCAAAATCTCGAGGCTGAAAAGTCTGTGTTAGGCGCTATGCTCATTGACGCTGAGGCCATCGGCGTTTCCGTCGAGATCATCGATCAATCCTGCTTTTATGAAGAAGCCCACCGCCAGATCTTTGAGGTTATGATCAAGCTTTATAATGAACATAAGAATGTTGATCTGATCACTTTAACCGATGAATTAAAAAGCGAAGGCGCTTTAGATTCCGTCGGGGGCGCCAGCTATATTGCCCAATTGATCGATTTTGTCCCTACCTCAGCGAACATTGAATATTACGCACACATTGTTAAAGAAAAAAGCGTACAGCGTATGCTTATTAAAAACGCGACCCAGATCGTTACGGAAGGTTATGAAGTAACCAGCGATATCGATGAGTTGGTAGACCGTGCCGAAAAACTTATTTTTGAGATCGCCGATCTTAAACAGCGCCAGAAAGCCATTCACATCAAGGATCTTATCAAGGAAAGCATTGAAACTATTGATCGGCTTTATCAGCGCAAAGAACACGTGACCGGAATTTCAACGGGATTTAGGGAATTTGATGATAAAACATCCGGGCTTCAAAGATCGGACTTGATCATTATTGCGGGCCGGCCTTCTATGGGAAAAAGCGCCTTAGCTGTTTCGATGGCTGAATATGCCGCGCTTGAGAAAAATGTTCCGGTGGCGTTTTTCAGCTTGGAAATGTCTAAAGAACAGCTGGTCCAAAGACTTTTATGTTCGCACGCGCGAGTAGATGCCCACAAAGTGCGTTCAGGATTTTTGTCTCCGTCCGACTGGCCGAAATTAACGGCTGCCGCCGGAAAATTATCGGCCGCGCCGATCTTTATTGATGATACGCCGGCCATATCCGCTTTGGAATTGCGCGCCAAGGCCCGGAGACTTAAGATGAATTATGATATCAAGATGATCGTTTTGGATTATCTTCAGTTGATGCGCAGTTCGCAAAGGGTAGAAAGCCGCCAGCAGGAAATTTCTGAAATTTCCCGCTCTATTAAGGCCTTGGCGCGCGAGTTAGATATCCCTATTATTGCTATCAGTCAGTTATCGCGCGCGGTGGAAAGCCGCCAAGACCATCGGCCGCAGCTTTCCGATTTACGCGAGTCCGGCGCCATTGAGCAAGATGCTGATTTGGTCGTTCTTCTCATGCGCGAAGAATACTATAATCCTACCGATGAGAACAAAGGTGTTGCCGATTGTATCATCGCCAAGCAAAGAAACGGCCCCGTAGGAACCGTTAAGCTATCGTTCATTAAAGAGTATATGCGTTTTGAAAATTTAGCTCGAAGTGAATAA
- the bamA gene encoding outer membrane protein assembly factor BamA — protein MLNKIFSLLCVFLAGVLVLPISAQPVEDEAQVQEEQAIAPLSDGLKQEVSLNTKLSLSPEEAPAAQEPVVPAENKIVKVIEIKGNKTISLSIILSKVKTRVGQEYLQNVVSDDLKRLYNSGYFSDVSVDHQDYEDGFRVVFYVTEKPIIEKITFSKTRQFNSKAFLPKIKTKEGKFLDNKILKDDIDTIKDLYIKKGLTNVSVEAETSVDETTHKAKLHFIIQEGDRVKIAKINVIGNSAFTSKRIIKLIKTRSAWLFNSGYLKDEILDEDMDRIKSFYEREGFIDIKADYALDYQEKGRLIVNINVEEGNRYYTGKILVKGATILSQEEILAKMKEIKVGHIFSREKLDLDVDEIRSAYFDKGYIFANIEKTTSLNPETGKVEIALDVHEGELAYVNRVKVQGNTRTRDIVVRRELRMNPGDRFDGEKLRRSKERLRNLGYFEDINYDIEDTDVANKKDLVVQVQEAKTGNLSFGGGYSTIDQLVGFVEIEQKNFDFTNWPTFTGGGQNLVIHAETGSVRNNQRLSFTEPWLFDYPISGGFDLYRMQHSRERDVGYAYDERTVGGDIRFGKQLSEYLSASTSYKLENIKISNLEEGVSSELAREVGENTISTMSFGLAHDGRDNVFNPSKGLYTSGTVDVAGGLFAGDKDFVRFQTKTSYDIPMMYGSVLEFRLRTGFADAYGDSDFVPIYERFFAGGAYSIRGYNERKVGPLDSATNDPIGGESMFIGNIEYTIPLVDFIRVAGFFDTGNVWSKIDDFASGDLKSGAGLGLRVKTPIGPINLDYGYPLSDEPGEESRSGKFYFSVSRGF, from the coding sequence ATGCTAAATAAAATATTTTCCTTATTATGTGTGTTTTTGGCAGGTGTTTTAGTCCTCCCGATTTCCGCACAACCAGTTGAAGATGAAGCGCAAGTTCAAGAAGAGCAAGCCATTGCGCCGCTTTCCGATGGCTTAAAGCAAGAAGTTTCCCTGAACACAAAGCTTTCGCTGTCTCCTGAAGAGGCGCCGGCCGCGCAAGAACCCGTCGTCCCGGCAGAAAATAAGATCGTTAAAGTCATTGAGATCAAGGGCAATAAGACTATCAGTCTCTCTATTATCCTTTCCAAGGTTAAAACGCGCGTTGGGCAAGAATACCTTCAGAATGTAGTGAGCGATGATCTAAAGAGGCTTTATAATTCCGGGTATTTTTCTGATGTTAGCGTTGACCATCAGGATTATGAAGACGGTTTTAGGGTCGTTTTTTATGTTACTGAAAAGCCGATCATCGAGAAGATCACGTTTTCTAAAACCCGCCAATTTAATTCAAAAGCATTCCTCCCGAAGATCAAAACTAAGGAAGGGAAATTCCTTGATAATAAGATCTTAAAAGACGATATCGATACCATCAAAGATCTCTATATTAAAAAAGGCCTTACCAATGTTTCTGTTGAAGCTGAGACTTCTGTTGACGAAACGACGCATAAAGCCAAGTTGCATTTCATCATTCAAGAAGGTGACCGTGTTAAGATCGCCAAGATCAATGTAATCGGCAATAGCGCGTTTACTTCAAAGCGGATCATTAAGCTTATCAAAACCCGGTCCGCATGGTTGTTTAATTCCGGCTACTTAAAAGATGAGATCCTTGATGAAGATATGGACCGCATTAAAAGTTTTTATGAACGGGAAGGTTTTATCGATATCAAAGCAGATTACGCCCTCGATTATCAAGAAAAAGGGCGCCTGATCGTCAATATTAACGTTGAAGAGGGCAATCGTTATTATACGGGTAAAATCCTTGTTAAGGGCGCGACGATTCTATCCCAAGAAGAGATCTTGGCTAAAATGAAAGAGATCAAGGTGGGGCATATTTTTAGCCGTGAAAAACTTGATCTTGATGTTGATGAAATTCGTTCCGCCTATTTCGATAAAGGGTATATTTTTGCCAATATCGAGAAAACAACTTCGCTTAATCCCGAAACCGGCAAGGTAGAAATTGCTTTAGATGTCCATGAAGGCGAACTGGCGTACGTGAACAGAGTAAAAGTTCAAGGCAATACGCGCACGCGCGATATCGTTGTTCGCCGAGAATTAAGAATGAATCCGGGCGACAGATTTGACGGAGAGAAATTGCGCCGCAGTAAAGAGCGCCTGCGCAATCTAGGGTATTTTGAGGATATTAATTACGACATTGAAGACACCGATGTCGCGAACAAAAAAGACTTGGTGGTTCAAGTCCAGGAAGCCAAGACGGGAAATTTAAGTTTTGGCGGCGGATATAGCACCATTGACCAATTGGTCGGTTTTGTTGAGATCGAACAGAAGAATTTTGATTTTACCAATTGGCCTACCTTTACCGGCGGTGGACAGAATTTGGTCATTCATGCCGAAACGGGTTCCGTGCGCAATAATCAACGCTTAAGTTTTACCGAACCGTGGCTTTTCGATTATCCTATTTCCGGCGGTTTTGATCTTTACCGTATGCAACACTCGCGAGAACGTGATGTTGGCTATGCCTATGATGAGCGTACCGTCGGAGGCGATATTCGTTTTGGCAAGCAATTATCGGAATATTTAAGCGCTTCCACAAGCTATAAATTGGAAAATATCAAGATCAGCAATCTTGAAGAAGGCGTGAGTTCTGAGCTGGCGCGTGAAGTCGGAGAAAATACGATCAGTACGATGAGTTTTGGATTGGCGCATGACGGACGTGATAATGTTTTTAATCCGAGCAAGGGCCTGTACACCAGCGGTACGGTTGATGTCGCCGGTGGGTTATTTGCCGGAGATAAAGATTTCGTCCGGTTTCAAACGAAGACAAGCTATGATATTCCGATGATGTACGGCTCGGTTCTGGAGTTTCGATTAAGGACCGGATTTGCGGACGCGTACGGAGATTCAGATTTCGTTCCGATCTATGAGCGATTTTTCGCCGGCGGCGCTTATTCGATCCGCGGATACAATGAACGCAAAGTCGGCCCCTTGGATTCCGCAACGAATGACCCTATCGGCGGTGAGAGCATGTTCATCGGTAACATCGAATATACGATTCCTCTGGTTGATTTTATCCGGGTCGCTGGATTTTTTGACACCGGTAATGTATGGTCCAAGATCGATGATTTTGCGTCGGGCGACCTTAAATCTGGCGCTGGGTTAGGCTTGAGAGTTAAAACGCCCATTGGCCCCATCAATCTTGATTATGGTTATCCTTTAAGTGATGAACCGGGAGAAGAAAGCCGTTCCGGGAAATTTTATTTTAGCGTGAGCCGCGGGTTTTAG
- a CDS encoding OmpH family outer membrane protein, with the protein MKRLMSVVVMGCLILSFASGVYAQEAAQVKMGYVDLGRIFDEYGKTKEYDESLAKKQTEFQNEYNKRAQKVTEETGKLNVLKEDEKNKLQTQIDKETADLREYGRLNSTDLKKERDERIKEILMDIEKVVKGYAEKEGYTVILNDRVLIYGNQSLDVTDQVIKLLNEKYPAKK; encoded by the coding sequence ATGAAACGGTTAATGAGTGTTGTGGTCATGGGATGTTTGATATTGTCTTTTGCGTCGGGTGTTTATGCCCAAGAAGCCGCTCAGGTTAAAATGGGCTATGTGGACCTAGGGCGGATCTTTGATGAATACGGCAAAACTAAAGAATATGATGAGAGCTTAGCGAAAAAGCAGACCGAATTCCAAAACGAGTATAATAAAAGAGCGCAAAAAGTTACCGAGGAAACGGGAAAGCTCAATGTTTTGAAAGAGGATGAAAAAAATAAACTGCAAACTCAAATTGATAAGGAAACAGCGGACTTAAGAGAATATGGACGTCTTAATTCCACGGATCTTAAAAAAGAACGTGATGAAAGAATAAAAGAGATTCTTATGGATATCGAAAAAGTTGTTAAGGGTTACGCCGAAAAAGAAGGCTATACTGTCATTCTTAATGACCGGGTTCTTATTTACGGTAACCAGAGCTTAGATGTGACGGATCAAGTCATCAAGCTTCTCAACGAAAAATATCCAGCCAAGAAATAA
- the lpxD gene encoding UDP-3-O-(3-hydroxymyristoyl)glucosamine N-acyltransferase encodes MRKTLGEIAKLVKGEVVGDKNIVVTGLCGIKEAQEGDLTFIANPKYFSLIGTTKASAILAPRSTEKTSKPLILVDNPSLAFTKILSACVDLPKSQKAGIHKTAIIDKTAKIGKGVFIGPHVIVEAKAKIGDHAAIHAGCFIGYDAAVGKDCLIYPRVTIRERVTIGNRVIIHSGTVVGSDGFGFIDVEGIHEKIPQIGTVIIEDDVEIGANAAIDRARFDKTLIGRGTKVDNLVHIAHNVIIGEHCLILAQVGISGSVTVEKKAILAGQAGLAGHLTIGEGAIVAAQAGVTKSVAAHTMVSGYPAKPHDEAKKVNAHLQRLPHYVETINELKKHIQALEAKIDQSGK; translated from the coding sequence ATGCGTAAAACCCTGGGAGAGATAGCTAAGCTCGTTAAGGGTGAGGTTGTCGGCGATAAGAATATTGTTGTGACCGGGCTTTGCGGAATTAAAGAAGCCCAAGAGGGAGACCTCACATTTATTGCTAATCCAAAGTATTTTTCTCTGATTGGCACGACAAAAGCATCGGCAATTCTTGCGCCCCGCTCGACAGAAAAAACTTCCAAACCGCTTATCCTGGTTGATAATCCGTCCTTAGCGTTTACAAAAATTCTTTCTGCATGTGTTGATCTGCCCAAAAGTCAAAAAGCAGGGATCCATAAAACGGCCATTATCGATAAAACGGCAAAGATTGGTAAAGGGGTTTTTATCGGGCCGCATGTGATCGTGGAAGCAAAAGCAAAGATCGGTGATCATGCCGCTATCCACGCGGGATGTTTTATCGGTTATGATGCGGCTGTTGGAAAAGATTGCCTTATTTATCCGCGTGTAACGATCAGGGAGCGAGTGACTATCGGTAACCGTGTCATTATTCATAGCGGAACGGTTGTAGGCTCTGATGGATTTGGATTTATTGATGTTGAAGGTATCCATGAAAAAATTCCTCAAATCGGAACAGTGATTATTGAGGATGACGTGGAAATTGGCGCTAATGCTGCTATCGACCGCGCCCGTTTTGACAAGACATTGATCGGCCGCGGGACCAAGGTTGATAACCTTGTCCACATTGCCCACAATGTGATCATTGGAGAACATTGTCTTATCTTGGCACAAGTTGGGATATCGGGTAGTGTTACCGTCGAGAAAAAAGCTATTTTAGCCGGTCAAGCCGGGTTGGCCGGGCACCTAACGATCGGTGAGGGTGCTATTGTTGCCGCGCAAGCGGGTGTCACAAAATCGGTGGCGGCCCATACCATGGTATCGGGTTATCCGGCTAAACCGCATGATGAGGCAAAAAAAGTCAACGCCCATCTCCAAAGATTGCCCCATTATGTGGAAACGATCAATGAATTGAAGAAACACATTCAAGCTTTAGAAGCAAAGATCGATCAATCCGGAAAATAA
- a CDS encoding bifunctional UDP-3-O-[3-hydroxymyristoyl] N-acetylglucosamine deacetylase/3-hydroxyacyl-ACP dehydratase, whose product MDEKQKTIQSEVTLEGVGLHTGHKTKVCLKPAEVGAGICFIRTDLPGSPKVKADFSSVDLAAKVSRCTSIGAGEETIYTIEHLMSVLCGLGIDNLTIEINGNEVPGMDGSATFFLNAVKKSGVVEQAVSRKYCEIKEPLWVERNGCSLLAIPASDFKISYTLDYSDFRVPPQFFSLDVNQQTFEQEIAPCRTFCMEKEVEQLKALGLGKGANYENTLVVGEKGVVNNKLRFENEFARHKVLDLIGDLYLLGQPIKGHIFAVKSGHTLNLQLLKKIFDQSKKTQESAPDHHFPSELVNATQFNIDGIMKILPHRYPFLLVDRVLQVEPGKRAVAVKNVTFNENFFQGHFPARPIMPGVLMVEAMAQVGGIAVLTDKQNHGKLAFFLSADKVKFRKIVSPGDQLVMEVDVIRNKAKFAQVRGVGKVNGEIVVEADLVFSFTDGTYLG is encoded by the coding sequence ATGGACGAAAAACAAAAAACGATTCAAAGCGAAGTTACCTTAGAAGGCGTGGGCCTTCATACGGGGCACAAAACAAAGGTCTGCCTTAAGCCCGCTGAAGTTGGTGCCGGTATTTGTTTTATTCGCACTGATCTACCCGGCTCTCCTAAGGTGAAGGCTGATTTTTCCAGTGTTGACCTAGCCGCGAAAGTTTCGCGATGCACGTCGATCGGCGCCGGAGAAGAAACCATCTATACGATAGAACATTTGATGTCGGTTCTATGCGGGCTCGGTATTGATAATTTAACGATAGAGATCAACGGCAATGAAGTTCCGGGAATGGACGGCAGCGCGACTTTCTTTTTGAACGCGGTTAAGAAATCCGGTGTTGTCGAGCAAGCTGTTTCTCGAAAATATTGCGAAATAAAGGAACCGCTTTGGGTCGAGCGTAACGGCTGTTCTCTTTTGGCTATTCCGGCCTCAGATTTTAAAATATCGTACACGTTAGATTACAGTGATTTTAGAGTGCCGCCTCAATTTTTTAGCCTTGACGTTAATCAACAAACCTTTGAGCAAGAGATCGCGCCTTGCCGTACGTTTTGCATGGAAAAAGAAGTGGAACAGCTTAAAGCGCTGGGCTTAGGCAAGGGCGCTAATTACGAAAATACGCTTGTCGTCGGAGAAAAAGGAGTTGTGAATAATAAACTTCGTTTTGAAAATGAATTTGCCCGCCACAAAGTCCTTGATCTGATCGGAGACCTGTATTTATTAGGCCAGCCGATCAAAGGGCATATCTTTGCCGTAAAAAGCGGGCACACGCTGAACCTGCAGCTTTTAAAAAAGATATTTGATCAAAGTAAAAAAACGCAAGAGTCAGCACCGGATCACCATTTTCCGAGCGAATTGGTTAATGCCACGCAGTTTAATATTGATGGCATCATGAAAATCCTTCCGCATCGTTATCCGTTTCTTTTGGTGGATAGGGTTTTGCAAGTTGAACCGGGAAAACGCGCGGTGGCGGTTAAAAATGTTACGTTCAATGAAAATTTCTTTCAGGGACATTTTCCGGCAAGGCCTATTATGCCGGGAGTTTTAATGGTGGAAGCCATGGCTCAAGTTGGTGGCATTGCAGTTTTAACCGATAAACAAAATCACGGAAAATTAGCGTTCTTTTTGTCAGCCGACAAAGTTAAATTCCGTAAAATCGTCAGTCCCGGCGATCAGCTGGTCATGGAAGTTGATGTGATCCGCAATAAGGCTAAATTTGCCCAGGTGCGCGGCGTTGGCAAGGTTAACGGAGAAATTGTGGTGGAGGCAGATCTTGTTTTTTCTTTTACCGACGGGACATATTTAGGTTAA
- the lpxA gene encoding acyl-ACP--UDP-N-acetylglucosamine O-acyltransferase, whose product MNIHPTAIVHSKAQLGKNVIVGPYSIIEENVVLGDDCIVGNNCLIRGYTTIGKGCQFFSGAVVGSIPQDKKFKIDQKVFLEIGQNNVFREYITVNPGTGENGKTIIGSDNLFMAYCHIAHDCCVGNNCVLANNATLAGHVTIEDAAVVGGLAAIHQFVRVGKLAIIGGCSKVVQDIPPFSMCDGHPAKVYGLNSIGLKRAKISSETLRALHKAFKILFHSGLIKVHALEKIAQDIRSCPEIDYLVDFTKASARGLCS is encoded by the coding sequence ATGAATATCCATCCAACAGCCATTGTTCACTCTAAAGCCCAATTAGGAAAGAATGTTATCGTTGGCCCGTATTCTATCATTGAGGAAAATGTTGTTTTGGGCGATGATTGCATTGTTGGGAACAATTGCCTTATTCGCGGTTACACAACTATCGGGAAGGGTTGCCAATTTTTTAGCGGAGCGGTTGTGGGGAGTATCCCTCAAGACAAAAAATTTAAAATAGATCAGAAAGTTTTCTTAGAGATCGGGCAAAATAACGTTTTTCGTGAATATATTACCGTTAATCCCGGAACAGGCGAAAACGGAAAAACGATCATTGGCAGTGATAATTTATTTATGGCCTATTGCCATATCGCGCATGATTGCTGTGTAGGAAATAATTGCGTTTTAGCCAATAATGCTACGTTAGCCGGCCATGTGACCATTGAAGACGCGGCGGTTGTCGGAGGATTGGCGGCTATTCATCAGTTCGTTCGCGTCGGAAAACTCGCTATTATCGGCGGTTGCTCGAAAGTCGTTCAAGATATTCCTCCGTTTTCGATGTGCGACGGCCATCCGGCTAAGGTTTATGGCTTAAATAGCATTGGTTTAAAGCGCGCAAAGATCTCTTCCGAAACTCTTAGGGCATTGCACAAGGCGTTTAAGATCTTATTTCATTCCGGATTGATCAAGGTCCATGCCTTAGAAAAGATAGCGCAAGACATTAGATCTTGTCCGGAGATAGATTATCTAGTCGATTTTACCAAGGCCTCTGCCCGGGGCTTGTGCAGTTAA
- the lpxI gene encoding UDP-2,3-diacylglucosamine diphosphatase LpxI (LpxI, functionally equivalent to LpxH, replaces it in LPS biosynthesis in a minority of bacteria.): MEQPQILGLIAGNGKFPLLFVHEAKKRKIKVIAVGIKGDTSFFLRFFVDQFLLVSAGELKKLFDFLKDQNVKQVIMAGQVNPENLFDETVALDHEFQKLFSALKDRKADTIFSAVAAKLKENGMELLDSTFLLAEYLAPKGTLTKRAPTLQELEDISFGKDIAKNMGLLDVGQTVAVKDKAIVAIEAMEGTDQTILRAGRISRRGAVIVKMAKPQQDNRFDIPVIGPRTIESMIKVKAGCLAIEAGKTLIIDREKTVRLANAHQICLVSG; this comes from the coding sequence ATGGAACAACCGCAAATCTTAGGTTTGATCGCCGGAAACGGCAAATTTCCTCTCCTTTTTGTCCACGAAGCGAAAAAAAGAAAAATAAAGGTCATCGCGGTCGGCATTAAAGGGGACACTTCCTTTTTTTTGCGTTTCTTTGTCGACCAATTCCTTTTAGTCAGCGCCGGGGAACTTAAAAAGCTCTTTGATTTTCTTAAAGATCAAAATGTCAAGCAAGTGATCATGGCTGGCCAAGTTAATCCGGAAAATTTATTTGATGAAACGGTTGCCCTAGATCATGAATTTCAGAAATTGTTTTCCGCGCTTAAAGACCGCAAAGCCGACACGATCTTTTCGGCAGTTGCCGCGAAGTTAAAAGAAAATGGCATGGAACTTTTAGACTCAACATTTTTACTGGCCGAATATTTGGCGCCCAAAGGAACGCTGACTAAGCGCGCGCCGACATTGCAAGAACTAGAGGATATCAGTTTTGGAAAAGATATTGCTAAAAATATGGGGCTTTTGGATGTGGGGCAAACCGTGGCTGTGAAGGATAAAGCCATTGTTGCTATCGAGGCCATGGAGGGAACTGATCAAACGATCTTGCGCGCCGGACGTATTTCTCGACGGGGAGCGGTGATCGTTAAAATGGCTAAACCTCAACAAGATAATCGTTTTGATATTCCGGTGATCGGCCCTCGCACCATTGAATCTATGATCAAAGTAAAAGCCGGTTGTTTGGCTATCGAAGCCGGAAAGACACTCATTATTGACCGGGAAAAAACCGTTCGCTTAGCGAATGCTCACCAGATCTGCCTCGTGTCCGGATAA
- a CDS encoding OsmC family protein, producing the protein MKQYIYKTAIQWSAEKKGIASVPGKPDLEIAAPPEFKGHPGIWSPEDLLVAAVNSCFMLTFLHFAPREGFKITSYEAQAEGVLEIKDGIMMVSSVKIMPKISLQPAASSEQIHKLCALSKENCFISNSVRSKIEVIL; encoded by the coding sequence ATGAAACAGTATATTTACAAAACAGCTATTCAGTGGTCGGCCGAAAAAAAAGGAATTGCCTCGGTTCCCGGCAAGCCAGATCTAGAAATAGCCGCGCCGCCGGAATTTAAAGGGCATCCCGGCATTTGGTCACCGGAAGATCTTTTGGTGGCGGCGGTCAATAGCTGTTTTATGTTGACATTCCTTCATTTTGCGCCGCGCGAAGGTTTTAAAATTACCAGTTATGAGGCGCAAGCCGAAGGCGTTTTAGAAATCAAAGATGGCATTATGATGGTTTCTTCGGTTAAGATCATGCCCAAAATATCGCTGCAACCTGCCGCGAGCAGTGAGCAAATTCACAAGCTTTGCGCACTTTCAAAAGAAAACTGCTTTATCTCGAATTCCGTAAGATCAAAAATAGAAGTTATCTTATAA